The nucleotide sequence ATAAAGTTATCTTCTTTCAAGACACGCTTGTATGTTAGATAGTGAGACACAGGTATAGTGATTGGCTGGTGGCTGCTACAATTCTTTGAGATCAATGGATCTTGTCTGGGAATGTTTAGGTTTTGGATTAAATTTTTCTGAAGTCAAGAAACCTTTCTGGATTATATAAATTTGATTGGTgcataaaattcaaaatgtgaCTCAGTACAAATCAAATAAGTCACGACTAGAAGATCTTAGAAGTTCAGCAGCAGGTGTCTCCAAATTGGTCTAACTGCATTCTAGTGAGATCATAAAGGAAATTTCATAATTTCATATAAATTGAACAAAATAGAACTCACAGGAAGTTAGGAGAGACAGGGAATAATTGGCTGTCAGCTGGAAATGAACTCAATGTATGTGTGGTGTATTTTGGAGGTGTACCGGGTCACAATTTGCTTCACACAGCTTGATTTGGCACTTCAAGTTAACTGCATCAGATGATCCCAAGAACTGGAACATTTTGAAGCTGAAAGAGGTAGTTGTTCCCAGTCCATTTCCTGTCACGCTCAACATAATATCACTGGGGATCGCACAGCTGCACACAAAGGAGAAAACACATCATAtttgaacacagacagaaatgcagaaatgtacaaaaaatgGACACTAGATAAGAACACTTTACAGTTTTCCCatcaatgtttatttttctgttacctTTAATTCTCTACATTTTAAAACGTATCCATTTTCcataatacattttcaaaaagaaattattaaaatttatgtggcattgtgttttttgtggtttCAAACTTAATGGAAAGGAACAAAAATTCACAGGAATATACTTGGTGTATCACTAGCATAAGGTATATCGAACACAACAGAAATACATCAGTGGAtattaacaaaaaacacaaaaaaataatttaagttgTGGTGACACTATAACCAACCCTACCTACATTCCACGTGTTTCAAAGGAGATGATAGTTGTTCCTAGTCTAGTGTCTTAATTAAATGTTAtgttaattttatatttgtatgGCATGAGCCAATAGGCAATGTATGTCCATTTAAGGgaaataatttccttttaaaCTCAGAGAACATTTAAGAGTGGTGAACTTGTACTTGAACAAATACTTCTACTTTTGCCTCACTCTTCTTTTACACAAGTAAGTCTACTTTTACTTCAGTGTGGAATATATGTGAACTTTAACCTCTGGCTTCTCTTGACACAATCTGAGTTCAACTCACCCATCTTTGATTAGGTCGAATCTTGAAATGTTATCGGTTGCCCAGCAAGTGTCAATAAACACAGCGACCATAGCACCTTCAAGCCCTGTAGTATTTATCAACACAAAGATCTTCTGGCGGAGGCTGAGTTTGGTATTTTTTGTCACGGGTTTTGTGAAGTCAGCATCAGTGAAGGTCATCATAGTCAACGTGTATGAAAATTCTCCAATTTTAAGGTCCAGGACAACAGAGCtgtagacacacagacacagacacagacacacacacacacacacacacacacacacacacacacacacacacacacacacacacacacacacacacacacacacacacacacacaaataaactccGCAATTGTCAAACTGTCCATTATCAAGATTCACAGCAAGTTCAGACGAATATTAACTCACTTGTCAATGACTCTTAAGTTGGACATCTGGTTCTCCACATTAGCGAACTGGCAGGATATGTCAATGTCGACTTGATCAGTCGAACCAACAGTGGCAGACGTGTTTGTATTCCTGATGGTATTTGTGACAACCAGGTTGTTGAATTCGTCAAGCTGCCAGGTCACAAAGATTCATATGTTGTTCAGGTACATTTTTGTCATGAGTTTTTGACTTCAGCTGTATAATTGAAGGATTGCTTCCATTATACAGCTGAATAAAGTATCATGACGATGACAGAAAGAACCCAAACTAGGAAGAGAACAAGAAGCTGAGCTAAAAGCTAGAAGCGATATATCTGTTGAGAGAAAAGATGTGTCGAGAAAACTTACAGTAAATTCTGCTCCACAGCGGTTGCTGTCATTGAATTTGAATGTCAACATGTTGGTGGCGTTGTCCACCTGACCAAGGCAGGTGTCATCATTGAGGTGTAAATTATTGATGTTAAAGCCTTGTTCACTCAGGAGACAACCGACCAGAGTAACTGAGACTGAATGTAAGTTGTCCTCACACACTGGATCATCACCTAAACATTCAGCAGCACAGACAAGTTAAAATAATGCGTGTTACAGAGGAGACTCTACAGATATTTAATAGACCACAGAGCAAGTCAAAGCAGTCAACTCTGCTGTCCTGGCATTACTGTTTGGTTTCCTCTGGAAGCGGAAACCAAACTATTTGTTGACACAAAGCAATAACAACACAGTCAGGGAGatacaaaagtaaaagaaaacctGATAGAAAAAGTTCTAGAATGTTCTCTGGGTCAGTATAATTCAGCAGTCTAACCaagatcaacaacatctgaactgagAACGTCAGCCTCTGAGTATCAGAACTCAATCACATTGTTGTGTCATAGCTGTCGTACCCAAAATAGTCAATCCGGAGTCTGAGGCCCGACATCTGCAGCCTCTACCACCAGATTCTGTGTCCCCGCAGAACTCATCAGCAACACAGGACTGACCTGGACAGAAGATATCCTGGAcatctgacagacagacaaaatatTAGAGTATTTAGGTAAAAGACTCCTAAAAATGATTGCCAACAAGACTCtagagaaaaaacaaagttatttttGAACTCCACTGTTCCAAGTAGATATGAAGGGTTTTTAATTGTGATTCTGTCATGAACATACAAAGAATTCAAGTAAGTCAAGTAAAACCCCTGCAACTGCTCGGAAATCTAAAATTTCAATTTCCAAAAAGGAGGCTTGAAGGTTTCTGTGATGCAAGGCAATATTCGTTATCATTTATCTGACGCATTTGAACAGGTGACGTCATTACGTGAAGGGGAGGTTCCGAAGGAGGAAGTTCGTGAAGATGCTAGGACAGAAGCGTGTCTTATATGTGTGCGCTTGAGTTCAATAAAGTCCTCGTGAGAAATCCTGCCTGGCATTTTCATGACATGGTGTCAGAAGTGGCCCAGTGAAAGTGTGATCGACTGCGAGGAGAAGGGTTCGACTGAAGCAACGAAATGGCGAAGTTTCACGCGCCGGAGTCGTTTGACTTCACCCAACCGACTACTTGGCCGGTATGGAGACAATGCTTTTCCCGCTATCGGATTGCTACAAAACTCGACAAGGAGGATGGAGAAATTCAAGTAAACACACTACTCTACGCGATGGGTATGGACGCGGAGCCCATATTCAGTACTTTTACTTTTCCTGAGGATGTTGTGGATTATTTTGGCGAAACTATGAAAAAGTTCGACGAACATTTTATTCCCAAACGGAACGTTATCCACGAGCGTGCGTGCTTCTGCAGGCGCTCGCAGAGGCAAGGGGAGAGTGTGGAAGCATTTGTGAGACAATTGTATGAACTGGCCGAGTATTGTGATTTTGGTGCGACAAAAGACGAACAGATACGGGATCGTATCATCATTGGATTAGTGGACATGGACATGTCACAGAAACTGCAGCTCGAGCCGGACTTGACTTTGTAAAAAGCAATCAACATGGCGCGACAGTTAGAGCTCGTCAAGTTGCAAAGCCTCACCGTCTGATCACCAGAGAGTGAAGTAAGTGCAATCACACGGAAACCTAAGCAATTCAAACAGACTGAGAGTAAACTAAATAATGCTAAACCTAGAAGTGGGCAACTGAAACAAGGAAATGCATGTTCGAGATGTGGCAGAGTGCACGTGTTTGGTAAATGCAATAAAAAGGGACAATTTGAAGCAATGTGCAAATCAAAAGCTGTTAgagcagtagcagcagcagctaacAGTGACAGCGACGAGGGCAGCAGCTTGTGGTTCCTAGGAGTTGTTACTGAGAACACCGAAGTCGATAAAGACAAGTGGCTCACGGATCTGAGCATTAAAGGAACTACGGTGCAGTTTAGAATTGACACAGGCGCTGATATCACAGTGATTTCAGACCAGACATTCAGCAGCCTGCCCCAGCGCCCTGTTTTGAAAGAAACAAATGCCGTTTTCACTAGCCCAGGCGGAAAGCTCGAAGCAAAGGCAAATTCTTGGCAGAGACGGAGAAACGTGGTGTGAATCACCAATTTTGGATTTATGTGATGAGGGGCCCATTCACTACCAACCTGTTGGGTAGGAACATAACTACTGAAATGGGGCTGATTCGCAGGGTGGATGGCATTGAAtgttttgaagatgtttttgaaaatttagCTCCAGCCCAATACCACTCCCTACAGTGTTGCTGCACCACGCTGCATTCCCTTCCCAATTCTGCCTCAGGTGTAAGAGGAGATAAAGCACATGCACGCCTTGGACATCATTGAGGAGGTGCCACTGACTGGTGCGCTCCCATGGTGCCAGTGatcaagaagaacaaaaagcCCAGAATTTGTGTGGACTTAAAGAGACTGAACAAGGCTGTGAAACGTGAGCGTTTTATTCTGCCAACCTTGGAGGACATAGGGCCAAAGCTCTCAGGTGCCACTGTGTTTTCCACTGTTGACGCTTCCAGTGGATTTTGGCAAATACCACTTGATGCCAACAGCAGGAAGCTCACAACGTTCATCACGCCGGTGGGTCGGTTCTGTTTCCGGAGGCTGCCGTTTGGCATAACCTCTGCTCCGGAGATTTTCCAGCAGAAGATGAGTGCTCTCCTGAGAGACCATGAGGGCACTAAGGTGGtcatggatgacatcctgatatTTGGCAAGGACAGGGAGGACCACGACAAGAATCTTCGCAAAGTGCTAGAAACCATCAGAGCGTCCGGACTGAAGCTTAACCGAAGTGCCAGTTCACTAAAACTGAGATTCTGTACTTCGGTCATGTGATAGGCAAAGAGGGCATCAGGCCGGATACGAGCAAGGTCAGAGCGATAACAGAGCTACCGAGTCCCACCAACCTGACAGAGCTATGGCAGACCATTGGGATGATCAACTATTTGGGGAAATTCCTCCCTGACCTGTCATCAGTCATGCACCCCATCAACAGCCTCCTGAAAAAGGACACGGCTTGGGTTTGGGGAGAAGAACAGGAGCAAGCATTTAAGGAGGTAAAGAAAATGCTGACCTCTGCGCCAGTGCTGGCGTTCTACGACGCCAACAAACCAACCGTGGTAAGCGCTGATGCCAGCAGCTTTGGACTGGGAGCTGCGCTGCTACAGGAGCAGGGAGATGGCTCAGACCTGTGGCATTCTGTTCCAGGACGTTGATGGAGACTGAGCGACGCTATTCCCAGATCGAGAAAGAGTGCCTCGCCAGCGTATGGGCATGTGAGCGGTTTGCCAGGTATATGCAGGGTATGGAAAAGTTCACTCTGCAGACCGATCACAAGCCGCTTGTCCCTCTCATCAACTCTTATTACCTCGATAAGGAAACAGTGAGATGTCAGCGACCTGGGACGTGCAGAAGCTGTGCACGTCCCAGGAAAGCATCTTGTCATGGCAGACACGCTGTCACTTAACCCTCTGCCAGACAGAGACGTATCTGACACGAAGTAAGGGCCTACGTGCAAGCTGTGATCGAAACACGACCAATAACAGGAGACAGACTGGATGCAATCAGGACAGCCACCAGCCAGGACTCCGATCTGCAGACGGTCATTCACTACACCAGAGCCGGCTGGCCAGGTGAGCGAGCACGCATTACACACAACATGGTTTCCATGCTGCCAGGGCACACTTGTCAGTAGCCGAAGGACTTCTCTTGTATGACGACAGAATCGTCATTCCTCGCTCAATGCAAGCAGAGACGCTGTCCCAGCAACACACAGGCCATCAGGGGCTCACCAAGTGTCGCAGCAGGGCCAGCATGTCAGTGTGGTGGCCAGGGATCAGCAAGGCCATCACTGACAAGGTGAGAACCTGCGGATTTTGCCAGGAGAACAAGCCTACGCAGAGGCGTGAGCCGCTGCCGACTACGCCCCTGCCTGGTCCGTGGCAAAGGATTGCTGCTGACCTCTGTGAACAGGACAGTAAACAGTATCTCATAGTGGTGGACTATTACTCCCGCGACATTGAAATTGCCCCTGCTGACCACAACATCGAGCCAGAAAGTGATTGCTCGCCTGAAAAGCATGTTTGTCAGTTGGGGCGTTCCTCTGGATCTGGTATCTGATAACGGTACCCAGTTCACTTCAGCTGAATTCAAAGCATTCTGTGAACAGTACAACTTCAAACACATGACATCCAGTCCCCATTATCCACAAGCCAATGGGGCAGCAGAGCGGAGCGTTGCCACAGCAAAGCGCATCCTGCGACAGCCAGACCCTCAGCTAGCCCTTATGAGCTACAGGGCTACTCCAATCTCTGCAACAGATGAGAGTCCAGCCAAACTCGCCATCGGGCGACAGATCAGGACAACAGTTCCCGTCCTACCTGCACAGCTGACTCAGAGCCCTGTGGACCGTGAGGCTGTGAGGAACAAGGATCGACAAGCCAAAAGTGCCTATCGTTTCTTCTACAACCGACGGCACTCAACACATCCCTTACCTGTACTTCAGACAGGTCAACAGGTCAGTATCAAGTTGGATGGAGAGAAAGGCTGGAAGACTCCAGCAAGAGTCATCGCACAGGCTCCTGAGCCCAGGTCCTACTACGTCCAAACAGACCAAGGAACGTTTACTCGCCGGAACCGGAGACACATCCAGGAAGTGCCGGGGTCCTCGGAACAGGTCACAGCACCAGACACTAGTGACCAAAGCACTTCTCACCTTCCTATGGTAGGGCCTGTCACTCCTGGTCCCACTGCGGTCCAAAGCCCACCACCTACCGCCCTATACAGATCATCTGGGAGAGTTACTAACCCTTCTACCTGGTTGAAGGACTACATGTCTAAATAGAACTGTAGGtggtaagaataaaataatttttttaaaaaaagaggtgaatgaaaaaaaaagaaagaaaaataagagaaaagaaaagattgtggaaaagagaaaaaaaatgtgtcaagaATGTAAAATTGAAAATGTGGAATGTAATGTTGTTGAAGAATTCATATGGTCTACAGTACAGAAAAGTAAGAATTACTGTAACGAAGATTTGAAATAATAACCAGCCATTGATGTTCTGCTTTGTTACAGCTTTATTTGAAAGTATCCTTGGCTGTGAAGAAGGGGATTGTTTTATAGTAATGTTTTGCCTTAACTAAGGGGGGAGATGTGATGCAAGGCAATATTCGTTATCATTTATCTGACGCATTTGAACAGGTGACGTCATTACGTGAAGGGAAGGTTCCGAAGGAGGAAGTTCGTGAAGATGCTAGGACAGAAGCATGTCTTATATGTGTACGCTTGAGTTCAATAAATAAAGTCCTCGTGAGAAATCCTGCCTGGCATTTTCATGACACTTTCATTCTTTGTGATTCAAGTATGATTTCAAATATTATTAGATGACATTTTCTGTTGTGTGATTTCCGTCAACAGATGTGTTTTGAATACATCACTGAAGTGAAGGGGAGAAGTCTCACCGCAGCTTATCGCTGACCTCCAGTCTCCCAGTGTGTTACTATTCAGGATGCAGGCCCTGGCAAAGGCCTCATGGAATGGACATTTGAAACCATCCAGTTGAGGATATTTGCACAAAATTTCTTTGCACATGGCTTCATAAGGTGCTGGGTCCACAATTGTGCAGTTGAATATGGTGTCATCGCTTATCATAGAACACCTGATCCACAGATGTaaagaaaataagacaaaatgaattcaaatcTCATCTTGTACAACTGGGAATCAACCTCCATACAGAACAGCAGACACAGCTTTGCTTCACACAGACTTTTGTTCATACAAAATTAGTTTGCCGAAAGAAAATCTTGAATTCAGGAGGGTTCATTTTAACCTGCCCCCACATTACgtgaaacacacaaataaacacaaatacaaattgcCATCTACTCACTTCTTTTGCACAGCAGTGCAGTTGATTGTATCGTCAGGAGCTTGACTTTTCATATTCATACATCTAGAggcaacacacaacacaaggTCAGGATGACTAACCTGCTCTGACTTGGTGCCCATAAACACAGTGATGTAAAAGTCAAAGGATGGGGAAATTTAAAAGAGCTGCAAAGAATATTGAACAAGTAGTCAAAATGATGACTGTTCTATAAaggcatgaataaatattttccagtatgtaaatatgtatatcTATAAAAATGCATGTATAAATACATATCTATGCTTATATACAcattatgcacacacacgcacacacacgcacacacacacacacacacacacacacacacacacacacacacacacacacacacaaggagcctgtaagctccagcaaccccgtgaCCACCGACAGAAGAAGCttgtattgaaaatgaatgaatgaatatacataTGTGTCAGTTTGGGACGTCGGGAGtcgtcccttgaggggggggggggttctgtcacagtccctgcctctcactcattcccctcctgtcacactgctgcagtatttttccagtCTCCCTCCcactgctccactctacctgccggccacacctactgcaccagcccactctgctcacctgctgcagatcactgcaatcagacctgcatatagtctctccagcaccttcagtcCTTGCCAGATTGTGCGTCATGCAAGACTTTCCAGTgttcattccctgtctgatctcccggtgtcgactctgcctgtccctgacctgccatcctcgtctgcctcccagtaaactcacctgccttctgtccctgacctcgtgctctgcctcagcgtctctggtatctgcctgctcatctggttttgactcctccgcctggcctcgtctcctctcctgccttcTCCCCAACGGTGCCTCTGTCTTCGCTGATTGCTCACCTGGCTACGACCCCCCCACCTGTCTCCGACCGCTCTtcagctcactcctcgtcggcctcaAAGCACGTGCAGCCGGCTCTCCAGAACGTAGAGCGTCCTGCTCATCTTCTTGGTGATAATAaaggtcattaccaactgttcctgtgcgcctgtgtactgcatttgggtccaaaccacacccgtTTCAAATATGTGTATATTAACATTGTAGATGATATGTTAATGGTTGTAAATTCAAATCCAAACAACAAAAGTCATGTAAACATTACAATCAACAATATAAATGCTTTTATAAATGCTTTAAATGATGACGTCTTACCCAGCCAATGGAGGAAGCCTTGAGTCATCTAGAGAAGCAGCATTATTACAGAGTCCACTCAGTGGTACTCCAGGTTTATCAGCGTCTATACATGTGCACAACAAAATGTAAATCAGATTAGTATCAACATTCAAAGTAAACTAACTTTCACATTCACTAAAAGGCTAGTTTACACCCTAAATACCTCAGAAGATCTTATTTCAAATGGTGAGTAAATGATTATAGTGTCTTTACCTGTGTAGGAGATTTGAGCATATtggccattaaaaaaaacagtcaagctGGATTCACTGGTCGTCAATTTTGTAATGACACCAGAGTTATCCTTTGAGATCATCAAGCCACCTCCAAGGTCTTcaggtgtattttttaaattcaattcagTGTTATTAACCTGaacaacagaaaacataaagaatgcaacatatttaaaattcaaaaacacaTCTGTCATAATATCTGCTTCTGAGTCAATGAGCACACAAATGAAAAAGGCTGTGTCAGACGATGCGTCACAGGATCGTGGTAGTACTTACCAGAACTCTCCCATCATGTAAGAGCTTAATGATCTCATTTACATTCGTGAACATCAGTGTCAAATTGTCCAATAATGAGATATCTTTACGTCGCCTCTGCTTGAATTCCCCATTTATTGTTACATTGGAGGTTGACATCAGAGTGTATGTACATCGGTCCTCAACAGTAAAATTAAAGTTGAAGAAATCGATGACACTAGGTCCGATCACAGTGCACAAGGGATCATGAACACATCTGATTaaagggagagacacagaagcaTCGTCATAAACTGCAAGAGACAAATTAAGCCACCAGGGGGCTCTCAAACAAACAGCAGGAAGGAAGCCTTCTGCTTAAGCCTGACATTACGAGTTATACGTGTTTTCAGGACTTCACAACTCTGGCTCAAATTGCTGCTAACAATATCACCTCGTAGAATTAAGGTTTTACTTGGACATGTCTCACTGGCATCATGAAATACTCTGCAGTATATACCCATATAA is from Antennarius striatus isolate MH-2024 chromosome 23, ASM4005453v1, whole genome shotgun sequence and encodes:
- the LOC137590971 gene encoding uncharacterized protein; protein product: MSKCVHDPLCTVIGPSVIDFFNFNFTVEDRCTYTLMSTSNVTINGEFKQRRRKDISLLDNLTLMFTNVNEIIKLLHDGRVLVNNTELNLKNTPEDLGGGLMISKDNSGVITKLTTSESSLTVFFNGQYAQISYTGLKVLERLYAGLIAVICSRCSMISDDTIFNCTIVDPAPYEAMCKEILCKYPQLDGFKCPFHEAFARACILNSNTLGDWRSAISCVQPHGPQGSESAVQVLTLSVMALLIPGHHTDMLALLRHLQRSSQSKAAGISAYHGWFVGVVERQHWRRGDDPVCEDNLHSVSVTLVGCLLSEQGFNINNLHLNDDTCLGQVDNATNMLTFKFNDSNRCGAEFTLDEFNNLVVTNTIRNTNTSATVGSTDQVDIDISCQFANVENQMSNLRVIDNSVVLDLKIGEFSYTLTMMTFTDADFTKPVTKNTKLSLRQKIFVLINTTGLEGAMVAVFIDTCWATDNISRFDLIKDGCAIPSDIMLSVTGNGLGTTTSFSFKMFQFLGSSDAVNLKCQIKLCEANCDPVVNKLALTD